The proteins below are encoded in one region of Sminthopsis crassicaudata isolate SCR6 chromosome 1, ASM4859323v1, whole genome shotgun sequence:
- the TYRP1 gene encoding 5,6-dihydroxyindole-2-carboxylic acid oxidase, with protein MTIRGHLFWLLWPVLLLHQSYAQFPRQCATLDALRSGECCPDLNPGPEPGTDSCGSSTGRGRCDAVTADTRPHGPQYPHDGRDDREAWPMRFFNRTCHCNGNFSGYNCGTCKPGWRGSACDERVLTVRRNLLDLSKEEKDYFIRALNMAKTTTHPHLVIATRRSEELLGRDGNTPQFENISIYNYFVWSHYYSVKKTFLGEGQESFGAVDFSHEGPAFLTWHRYHLLQLEKDIQEMLQDPNFALPYWNFATGKNTCDICTDDLMGSRSNFDFSLISPNSVFSQWRVLCESVEDYDTLGTICNSTEGGPIRRNPAGNVARPMVQRLPAPQDVAQCLEVGLFDTPPFYSNSTNSFRNTVEGYSDPTGRYDPAVRSLHNLAHLFLNGTGGQTHLSPNDPIFVLLHTFTDAVFDEWLRRYNPDISIFPLENAPIGHNRQYNMVPFWPPVTNTEMFVTAPDNLGYAYEVQWPNQAFSVTEIITITVVAALILVAIVFVVTTCFIRARRNKDEANQPLLSDQYQRYAEEYEKLSNPSQSMV; from the exons ATGACAATTAGAGGACATCTCTTTTGGCTGCTTTGGCCAGTGCTGCTCCTTCACCAGAGTTATGCACAGTTCCCAAGGCAATGTGCTACCCTGGATGCATTGAGAAGTGGTGAATGTTGTCCAGACCTGAATCCAGGACCAGAGCCTGGGACAGACAGCTGTGGCTCATCAACTGGACGGGGCAGGTGTGATGCAGTTACTGCTGATACCCGGCCCCATGGGCCCCAGTACCCACATGATGGCAGAGATGATCGGGAAGCTTGGCCCATGAGGTTCTTCAATAGGACCTGCCACTGCAATGGTAATTTCTCAGGCTACAACTGTGGGACTTGCAAACCTGGATGGAGAGGATCAGCCTGTGACGAAAGAGTCCTTACAG TTAGGAGAAACCTTCTAGACCtgagtaaagaagaaaaagattactTCATCCGTGCCCTCAACATGGCAAAGACCACTACTCATCCCCATTTGGTCATAGCCACTCGGAGATCAGAAGAACTACTGGGGAGAGATGGCAATACACCACAGtttgaaaatatttccatttataaCTATTTTGTGTGGTCCCACTATTACTCAGTCAAAAAGACTTTCCTTGGGGAAGGGCAAGAGAGCTTTGGGGCTGTGGATTTTTCACATGAAGGCCCAGCATTTCTCACCTGGCATAGGTACCACCTACTGCAATTGGAGAAAGACATACAG GAGATGCTACAGGACCCCAATTTTGCCCTTCCATATTGGAACTTTGCTACTGGAAAAAACACGTGTGATATCTGCACAGATGACTTGATGGGTTCAAGAAGtaactttgatttttctctgaTAAGTCCGAATTCTGTCTTTTCCCAATGGCGAGTTTTGTGTGAATCTGTGGAAGATTATGATACCCTGGGAACCATTTGTAACA GCACAGAAGGAGGACCTATTCGAAGAAACCCTGCTGGAAATGTAGCAAGGCCCATGGTGCAACGACTCCCTGCACCACAGGATGTCGCTCAGTGCTTGGAAGTTGGTTTATTCGATACTCCTCCCTTTTATTCCAATTCAACAAATAGTTTCCGAAACACAGTGGAAG GTTACAGTGATCCTACCGGGAGATATGACCCTGCAGTTCGAAGCCTTCATAATTTGGCTCATCTGTTTCTGAATGGAACAGGAGGACAGACCCATTTGTCTCCCAATGATCCTATTTTTGTCCTTCTACACACTTTCACTGATGCAGTTTTTGATGAATGGCTGAGAAGATATAATCCTG ATATATCAATATTTCCATTGGAGAATGCCCCTATTGGACACAATAGGCAATATAATATGGTGCCATTTTGGCCTCCAGTAACCAATACTGAAATGTTTGTTACTGCTCCAGATAATCTGGGATATGCTTATGAAGTTCAATGGCCAA ATCAGGCCTTCAGTGTTACTGAGATCATTACTATCACAGTAGTGGCTGCTCTAATATTGGTGGCAATCGTCTTTGTTGTCACCACTTGTTTTATCCGGGCCAGAAGAAACAAAGATGAAGCCAATCAACCTCTCCTCAGTGATCAATATCAACGTTATGCAGAAGAATATGAAAAGCTGTCAAATCCTAGTCAGTCTATGGTATAA